A genome region from Pseudanabaena sp. Chao 1811 includes the following:
- a CDS encoding sigma-70 family RNA polymerase sigma factor, whose translation MTTATLTIESDIPTQSSITTHKVREFSAADKTTTLELLKQYRKAPSAYLRDRIVRLNIGLVKKEVHFWADRHSELYDDLLQVGALGLIGAVDRFELNRGYAFSSFAVRYIRGEIQHYLRDKSSAVRIPRRWMDLQQQSVRVMQKLRNTLQREPSAQEVANALGVNLSEWQEAKLACQNRAPLSLDAPIRSEEEDAASIGDLVADPKSNLQSQQDEKFRLHQALSLLEQRTREIVEFVFIEDMPQRDVAKMLGVSAVTISRQLKKGLSTLRCVLEAEAC comes from the coding sequence ATGACTACCGCAACACTCACCATCGAATCCGACATTCCCACTCAGTCAAGCATCACCACTCATAAGGTACGTGAGTTTTCGGCGGCAGACAAAACTACAACCCTCGAACTACTCAAGCAATATCGCAAAGCACCATCAGCATACCTACGCGATCGCATCGTGCGTTTAAATATCGGGCTCGTCAAAAAAGAAGTCCATTTCTGGGCAGATCGTCACTCAGAGCTATATGACGATTTATTACAAGTGGGAGCCTTAGGTCTCATCGGTGCAGTCGATCGCTTTGAACTCAATCGCGGTTATGCCTTTAGTTCCTTCGCCGTCCGCTACATTCGTGGCGAAATTCAACATTATCTCCGCGATAAAAGTTCAGCCGTTCGCATTCCTCGCCGTTGGATGGATTTGCAACAACAATCAGTCCGTGTGATGCAAAAGTTACGCAATACCCTACAAAGAGAACCCTCTGCACAGGAAGTTGCTAATGCCCTAGGAGTCAACCTCAGTGAATGGCAAGAAGCAAAACTAGCCTGTCAAAATCGCGCTCCTTTAAGTCTTGATGCTCCCATCCGTTCCGAAGAAGAAGATGCCGCTTCCATTGGTGATCTCGTTGCCGATCCTAAGAGCAATCTGCAATCACAACAGGATGAGAAGTTCCGTTTACACCAAGCGCTCTCCCTTCTAGAGCAACGTACTAGAGAGATTGTCGAATTTGTATTTATCGAAGACATGCCTCAAAGGGATGTCGCCAAAATGCTGGGGGTCAGTGCCGTGACGATTTCCCGTCAACTCAAAAAAGGTTTATCAACTCTACGTTGTGTATTAGAAGCAGAAGCTTGCTAA